From Dietzia sp. ANT_WB102, a single genomic window includes:
- a CDS encoding arabinosyltransferase domain-containing protein, with amino-acid sequence MTRWEAGTVTRGDDDEVRDSDHERPLGLHPYPGMDRDRRWAIITGFLGAFLAILAGVLPVNQDTTRVQWTAGPDYASVTAPLVSGRPLDLTITAPCGPLSQVPENTIVFSTLPKGAPGRISDGLVVQRANDAAGDPVIEVAVRNLTLLSVPLSTLRDPACETLHVRAETGILVAEFTGLDRNPNDADDAVRAAVPGAMRPQVTGVFTDLTAADAPDGLGESTVEVTVDSRYSSSPTLLKQVLMAIGVLATIASIVFLHRLDGIDGRSGRRFVPRSWSRLSGVDGVVIGVLSFWHLVGANTSDDGYLLTMARSAGPSGYMANYYRWLGSPESPVGWYYEILRMFAEISTASPWMRLPTLVCGILSWLIISREVVPRLGRLARTWRGPRWTGAAVFLAFWMAFNNGLRPEPIIALGALLTWSLVERSIATRRLVPGAAAIGVAAFSLGAGPTGLMCVAALAAGAREFVRMARRRAQVVGWAPILGPVLAVGLALLYTVFADQTLAAVLEATRIRTDLGPSLPWYGEKERWEALFGVSADGGVARRFPVLLMLMCLILVSAVMLRRGRIPGAAAGPSRRLLGVIAGSLLFLVFTPTKWTHHFGVFAGLAGALAVLAVIALRSSTVSLSRNRWLVWAALCLVVGLSTATDNTWWYVSDYGIPFSDSFPAIGGVQVQYVAFIGGFVCLLIAGLIHSGILPDDPGAALRVRIRRAVPFLRTHADTPASRRRDGGSGATTRPRLRTGIDGAPLTVVAFSVVVFELFSAVTAVFAQTPAYTVGRSNMRALAGQPCALADSVLVEEDSNDGLLSAIGAGPEISLGAGVVNGFAPNGLPDSITVESTEASGTLATSETGERDPGDGVDVGTTGGRGAVTVNGSTVALPFGLDPDTTPVLGSYRRGPQVAAELTSAWYQLPTRSPNRPLLVMAAAGRVANGDLRIEYGRPGRVGATGPTDFEVMGSMPPIDIGPAPAWRNLRIPLESIPAEAEVVRVVAEDGNLDPDWWLAVTPPRNPRLRTLDEVVGHTDPVLVDWVVALAFPCQRPFVHNGGVAEIPRYRILADRESSSAANWWQSAGGGGPLLWTTQTVEAVTVPTYLDHDWSRDWGSLQRFEPLDPAARPAELLRGSQLQWGWTTPGPMK; translated from the coding sequence ATGACGAGGTGGGAGGCGGGAACCGTGACACGGGGCGACGACGACGAGGTGCGCGACAGCGATCATGAGCGCCCCCTCGGTCTGCACCCCTACCCGGGCATGGACCGCGACCGCCGGTGGGCGATCATCACCGGGTTCCTCGGTGCGTTCCTGGCGATCCTCGCCGGGGTGTTGCCGGTCAACCAGGACACCACGCGAGTGCAGTGGACCGCCGGACCCGACTACGCCTCCGTCACCGCGCCACTGGTTTCAGGGCGGCCCCTCGACCTGACCATCACCGCCCCCTGCGGGCCGCTCTCGCAGGTGCCGGAGAACACCATCGTGTTCTCGACCCTGCCCAAGGGCGCCCCCGGGCGGATCTCCGACGGGTTGGTGGTCCAGCGGGCGAACGACGCGGCAGGCGACCCCGTCATCGAGGTGGCGGTCCGCAACCTCACGTTGCTCTCCGTACCCCTGTCGACGTTGCGCGATCCCGCCTGCGAGACCCTGCACGTCCGCGCTGAAACCGGGATCCTCGTGGCCGAGTTCACCGGCCTCGACCGCAACCCGAACGACGCCGACGACGCCGTGCGCGCCGCTGTTCCCGGGGCCATGCGGCCGCAGGTCACCGGCGTGTTCACCGACCTGACCGCCGCGGACGCACCGGACGGGCTGGGCGAGTCGACAGTGGAGGTGACGGTCGACTCCCGCTACTCCTCCAGCCCCACCCTGCTCAAGCAGGTTCTCATGGCGATCGGCGTTCTGGCGACCATCGCGTCCATCGTGTTCCTGCACCGTCTCGACGGTATCGACGGGCGTTCCGGTCGGCGGTTCGTGCCACGGTCGTGGTCGCGGTTGTCCGGGGTCGACGGTGTGGTGATCGGCGTCCTGAGCTTCTGGCATCTCGTAGGCGCCAACACCTCCGACGACGGATACCTGCTCACCATGGCTCGCTCCGCCGGACCAAGCGGGTACATGGCCAACTACTATCGCTGGCTCGGTTCCCCAGAGTCCCCGGTGGGGTGGTACTACGAGATCCTGCGGATGTTCGCCGAGATCTCCACGGCCAGCCCGTGGATGCGGCTTCCCACCCTGGTGTGCGGCATCCTGTCGTGGCTCATCATCAGCCGAGAGGTCGTCCCCCGGCTCGGCCGTCTCGCCCGCACCTGGCGCGGCCCGCGTTGGACGGGCGCCGCCGTGTTCCTCGCGTTCTGGATGGCCTTCAACAACGGCTTGCGACCCGAGCCGATCATCGCGCTGGGCGCCCTGCTCACCTGGTCGCTGGTGGAGCGGTCCATCGCCACCCGCCGACTCGTGCCGGGCGCCGCGGCGATCGGCGTGGCCGCGTTCTCCCTCGGAGCCGGCCCCACCGGGCTGATGTGTGTGGCGGCGCTGGCCGCGGGCGCGCGCGAGTTCGTCCGCATGGCGCGCCGCCGCGCGCAGGTGGTGGGCTGGGCGCCGATCCTGGGCCCCGTGCTTGCCGTGGGTCTGGCGCTGCTCTACACCGTGTTCGCAGACCAGACGCTAGCCGCCGTCCTCGAGGCCACCCGGATCCGCACCGATCTCGGTCCGAGCCTGCCCTGGTACGGGGAGAAGGAACGCTGGGAGGCGCTATTCGGGGTCTCCGCCGATGGTGGCGTGGCCCGACGCTTCCCCGTCCTGCTCATGCTCATGTGCCTGATACTGGTCTCCGCGGTGATGCTGCGGCGCGGCCGGATCCCCGGTGCAGCTGCCGGGCCATCCCGCCGACTGCTCGGTGTGATCGCGGGATCGCTGCTGTTCCTGGTGTTCACCCCCACCAAGTGGACCCACCACTTCGGGGTTTTCGCCGGGCTGGCGGGCGCGCTGGCCGTGCTGGCTGTCATCGCGCTGCGTTCCTCGACGGTGTCGCTGAGCCGGAATCGCTGGCTGGTGTGGGCAGCGCTGTGCCTCGTCGTCGGTCTGTCCACCGCCACTGACAACACCTGGTGGTACGTCTCCGACTACGGCATCCCCTTCTCCGACTCATTCCCCGCCATCGGCGGGGTCCAGGTCCAGTACGTCGCCTTCATCGGCGGGTTCGTGTGCCTGCTCATCGCCGGGCTCATCCACTCCGGGATCCTGCCCGACGACCCCGGCGCCGCCCTCCGGGTGCGCATCAGGCGCGCGGTGCCGTTCCTTCGCACGCACGCCGACACCCCAGCCTCGCGACGGCGGGACGGGGGCTCCGGGGCCACGACGCGCCCACGCCTGCGTACCGGGATCGACGGCGCCCCTCTGACCGTGGTGGCATTCTCCGTGGTGGTCTTCGAGCTGTTCTCCGCGGTCACAGCCGTGTTCGCCCAGACCCCCGCCTACACCGTCGGACGCAGCAACATGCGCGCCCTGGCCGGCCAGCCGTGCGCGCTCGCCGACTCGGTGCTGGTCGAGGAGGACTCCAATGACGGTCTGCTCAGCGCCATCGGCGCCGGACCGGAGATATCCCTCGGCGCCGGCGTCGTCAACGGCTTCGCCCCCAACGGACTGCCCGATTCCATCACCGTCGAGAGCACCGAAGCCTCGGGCACCCTGGCGACGTCCGAGACCGGCGAGCGGGACCCCGGCGACGGCGTCGACGTCGGCACCACCGGCGGCCGCGGCGCCGTCACCGTCAACGGATCCACAGTGGCCCTGCCCTTCGGCCTCGACCCGGATACCACCCCTGTCCTCGGCTCGTACCGTCGCGGACCCCAGGTCGCGGCCGAGCTCACCAGTGCCTGGTACCAGCTCCCCACCCGCAGTCCCAACCGGCCGCTGCTCGTCATGGCCGCCGCCGGTCGTGTCGCGAACGGTGATCTGAGGATCGAGTACGGTCGGCCGGGCCGGGTCGGCGCCACCGGGCCCACCGATTTCGAGGTCATGGGCTCCATGCCCCCCATCGACATCGGACCTGCCCCCGCGTGGCGCAACCTGCGGATCCCGCTCGAGTCGATCCCCGCCGAGGCAGAGGTCGTCCGCGTGGTCGCCGAAGACGGCAACCTCGACCCCGACTGGTGGCTCGCCGTGACCCCGCCACGGAACCCGCGACTACGTACTCTCGACGAGGTCGTCGGCCACACCGACCCGGTGCTCGTCGACTGGGTTGTGGCGCTTGCCTTCCCGTGCCAGCGGCCGTTCGTGCACAACGGTGGCGTGGCCGAGATTCCCCGGTACCGCATCCTCGCCGACCGGGAATCGTCCTCTGCCGCGAACTGGTGGCAGAGCGCGGGCGGTGGCGGCCCACTGTTGTGGACCACGCAGACGGTCGAGGCGGTCACGGTCCCCACCTACCTCGACCATGACTGGTCTCGCGACTGGGGTTCGCTCCAGCGGTTCGAACCCCTCGACCCGGCGGCGCGCCCCGCCGAGCTCCTCCGCGGGAGTCAGTTGCAGTGGGGCTGGACCACGCCGGGTCCGATGAAGTGA
- a CDS encoding arabinosyltransferase domain-containing protein, with protein MSDSSPAPSPETPPAIGPVAGSIAADARVGRLRLIAIVSGILGTLCFLSLPFLPVAQTTSTVQWPQNGSVDSVTAPLMAHSPQRFTATVPCALVADLPEAGGVLLSTAPPGGKEAGDRALFVRASADTVDVVSRNRVIVSAPRDRVEAGDCTQLRVVAAPTYVEADFQGIDGAARRVDADDLRPMVVGVYTDLPSATAVPADLDVTVEVDSRFTTDPTALKWAAIVVGLLATAVALWALHGLDQTDGRRARRFLPRGWFRIRPPDFAVIGTLLVWHIIGGNTSDDGYILSMARAADPAGYMANYYRWYGVPESPFGSPYYDLLTLFSQVSTASPWMRLPALVAAILCWLVISREVLPRLGRAARTTPVVVWSAAAVFLAFWMAFNNGLRPEPAIALGALLTWVSVERAIATRRMLPFAIAVIIASFSLATGPTGLMAVAALIMGLRAVVRTVVVRGRRIGSYLALVAPVAAAGTMVLIVVFGVQSLAAVLEAIRVRGEIGPNLNWFEEFVRYYYLMIPTVDGSLARRLPVLLVLLCLILVIGTLLRRGKVPGAASGPVWRLVGVVVGTAFFMMFSPTKWTHHFGVYAGIGAAIAALGALAISASAVRTARNRTLFLGVILVVVALAFAGPNGWWYVSSYGLPWWDKAPSIRGIDAATVLLALAVLTFAFAGWQHLRRDYTGDPTPRTSEGRRRVRTFAAAPIAVVAGLLVVFSIASFAKGIVKQYPAYTIAAGNLSAIAGNPCMLADRVLVEPDANAGMLDPLGATPLPDGSIRPQDRATALEAGENTAFTPDGVAPDLSADAVVADPGAANTSTDPGGGPSVNTGESAGTGGGRGAEGVNESTVALPFGLDPATTPVLGSFLTGPQREASLETGWYRLPENRESHPLLVISAAGRIGRYDSDGIYKYGQEVVVEFGRSGDAGVETVGEPIVPFDIGPAPTWRNLRVDMKDAPTDADVMRVRVDDNDLTPEQWAAITPPRAPELVTLQEMVGSESPVLLDWAVSLQFPCQRPFAHYAGVAELPEFRIMPDRPLAVSATSTWMSYEAGGPLGWVETAQRARTIPSYLRHDWNRDWGSIEAYAPLGTYQDDPPRPAEVTTSTETRWGWWQPEGPILVTDPE; from the coding sequence GTGTCAGACTCCTCGCCGGCCCCGTCCCCGGAAACTCCCCCGGCTATCGGGCCGGTCGCCGGCTCGATAGCCGCCGACGCCCGCGTCGGACGCCTCCGACTCATCGCCATCGTCAGCGGAATCCTGGGCACACTGTGCTTCCTGTCCCTGCCGTTCCTGCCGGTCGCGCAGACAACGTCCACGGTGCAGTGGCCACAGAACGGGTCCGTCGACTCGGTCACCGCCCCGCTCATGGCGCACTCCCCTCAGCGATTCACGGCGACCGTGCCGTGCGCACTGGTCGCCGATCTGCCGGAGGCAGGCGGGGTCCTGCTGTCGACCGCGCCGCCCGGTGGCAAGGAGGCCGGCGACCGGGCGCTGTTCGTGCGGGCGTCCGCCGACACGGTCGACGTGGTCTCCCGCAACCGGGTGATCGTCTCCGCACCACGTGATCGTGTCGAGGCTGGCGACTGCACACAACTGCGCGTGGTGGCCGCCCCCACCTACGTGGAGGCCGACTTCCAAGGGATCGACGGCGCCGCCCGCCGGGTCGACGCCGACGACCTACGCCCGATGGTGGTGGGGGTATACACGGACCTCCCCTCCGCTACCGCCGTGCCCGCCGACCTCGACGTCACCGTGGAGGTCGACTCCCGGTTCACCACCGATCCCACCGCCCTGAAGTGGGCAGCGATCGTGGTCGGCCTGCTGGCCACCGCCGTGGCCCTGTGGGCCCTGCACGGCCTCGATCAGACCGACGGCCGACGCGCCCGTCGTTTCCTGCCGCGCGGCTGGTTCCGGATCCGACCGCCCGACTTCGCGGTGATCGGCACACTTCTCGTCTGGCACATCATCGGCGGAAACACCTCCGACGACGGTTACATCCTCTCGATGGCCCGCGCCGCCGACCCGGCCGGCTACATGGCCAACTACTACCGCTGGTACGGGGTCCCCGAGTCGCCCTTCGGCTCCCCCTACTACGACCTGCTCACTCTGTTCTCGCAGGTCTCCACCGCCAGCCCGTGGATGCGACTTCCCGCGCTCGTGGCGGCCATCCTCTGCTGGCTCGTCATCAGCCGTGAGGTCCTGCCTCGACTCGGCCGGGCCGCGCGCACGACGCCGGTCGTGGTGTGGAGCGCCGCCGCCGTATTCCTCGCCTTTTGGATGGCGTTCAACAACGGCCTGCGGCCCGAGCCCGCCATCGCGCTAGGGGCGCTGCTCACGTGGGTCTCCGTCGAACGGGCGATAGCCACGCGCCGGATGCTGCCGTTCGCCATCGCGGTGATCATTGCCTCGTTCTCCCTGGCCACCGGCCCGACCGGTCTGATGGCTGTCGCAGCACTCATCATGGGCTTGCGCGCGGTCGTGCGGACCGTGGTGGTGCGCGGCCGCCGGATCGGTTCGTACCTCGCACTGGTCGCTCCGGTGGCGGCCGCTGGCACCATGGTGCTGATCGTCGTGTTCGGCGTCCAGAGCCTCGCCGCGGTCCTCGAGGCCATCCGCGTCCGCGGTGAGATCGGCCCCAACCTGAACTGGTTCGAGGAATTCGTCCGCTACTACTACCTGATGATCCCCACGGTGGACGGCTCCCTCGCGCGCCGCCTGCCGGTTCTGCTGGTGCTGCTGTGCCTGATCCTTGTGATCGGCACGCTGCTGCGGCGCGGCAAGGTTCCCGGTGCCGCCTCAGGTCCCGTCTGGCGTCTGGTCGGCGTGGTCGTGGGCACCGCCTTCTTCATGATGTTCTCGCCGACCAAGTGGACCCACCACTTCGGGGTCTACGCCGGCATCGGCGCGGCGATCGCCGCACTCGGTGCCCTCGCGATCTCCGCGTCCGCCGTCCGGACGGCCCGCAACCGCACACTGTTCCTCGGCGTGATCCTCGTGGTCGTCGCGCTGGCGTTCGCCGGACCCAACGGTTGGTGGTACGTCTCCAGCTACGGGCTCCCGTGGTGGGACAAGGCACCCAGCATCCGTGGCATCGACGCTGCCACCGTGCTGCTCGCGCTGGCCGTGCTCACCTTCGCCTTCGCGGGATGGCAGCACCTCCGACGCGACTACACCGGCGACCCGACGCCCCGGACCTCCGAGGGCCGTCGCCGGGTGCGGACCTTCGCCGCCGCTCCCATCGCCGTGGTCGCGGGCCTGCTGGTGGTCTTCTCGATCGCCTCTTTCGCCAAGGGCATCGTCAAGCAGTACCCGGCCTACACGATCGCTGCCGGTAACCTGTCCGCGATTGCGGGTAACCCCTGCATGCTCGCCGACCGCGTCCTGGTCGAACCGGATGCCAACGCAGGCATGCTGGACCCACTCGGCGCCACCCCGCTGCCCGACGGGTCGATCAGGCCCCAGGACCGTGCAACGGCTCTCGAGGCCGGAGAGAACACCGCGTTCACACCTGACGGCGTCGCCCCGGATCTCTCCGCCGACGCGGTGGTTGCGGATCCCGGCGCGGCCAACACCTCCACCGATCCCGGCGGCGGCCCGTCGGTCAACACCGGTGAGAGCGCCGGCACCGGCGGCGGACGTGGGGCGGAGGGCGTCAACGAGTCCACGGTGGCCCTCCCGTTCGGGCTCGACCCGGCTACCACCCCGGTTCTCGGCTCGTTCCTCACAGGTCCGCAGCGTGAGGCGAGCCTGGAGACGGGCTGGTACCGACTTCCCGAGAACCGGGAGTCCCACCCACTGCTCGTCATCTCGGCGGCGGGCCGGATCGGCCGCTATGACTCGGACGGCATCTACAAGTACGGCCAGGAGGTCGTGGTCGAGTTCGGCCGGTCCGGAGACGCCGGGGTCGAGACGGTCGGCGAGCCGATCGTGCCGTTCGACATCGGTCCCGCTCCCACGTGGCGAAACCTGCGGGTGGACATGAAGGACGCCCCCACCGACGCGGATGTCATGCGGGTGCGGGTCGACGACAACGACCTCACCCCCGAGCAGTGGGCAGCCATCACGCCGCCGCGCGCGCCCGAGCTCGTGACGCTCCAGGAGATGGTCGGGTCGGAGTCGCCGGTCCTGCTGGACTGGGCCGTGAGCCTGCAGTTCCCGTGTCAGCGGCCGTTCGCGCACTACGCCGGCGTCGCCGAGCTCCCGGAGTTCCGGATCATGCCGGACCGTCCGCTTGCCGTCAGCGCCACCAGTACGTGGATGTCCTACGAGGCCGGTGGCCCGCTCGGCTGGGTCGAGACCGCTCAGCGTGCTCGTACGATCCCGTCGTACCTGCGCCATGACTGGAACCGCGATTGGGGTTCGATCGAGGCATACGCCCCGCTGGGCACCTACCAGGATGATCCGCCGAGGCCTGCCGAGGTGACAACCTCGACCGAGACCCGCTGGGGCTGGTGGCAGCCCGAGGGGCCAATTCTGGTGACCGACCCGGAGTGA
- a CDS encoding acyl-CoA carboxylase subunit beta: MDPGSERAKARRDAAGLTPPRERIAELLDAGSFVEMGQLAKAPGSPDNPFGDGVVTGRGTIDGRPVAVYAHDNTVFGGSVGEAFGKKVCAIMDFAIKVGCPIIGINDSGGARVQDAVTSLAYYSEISRRQYPASGYVPQISIMLGKCAGGAVYAPVTTDFVVAVQDQAYMFVTGPDVIKQVTGEEISMEDLGSALQQAKNGNVNHVAVNEHEAFMYVRNLLSFLPSSASEKAPRINPGLEPEPTESDLQLDSIIPDSDNAAYDMHDVLIRMFDDGEFVETSGQFAPNMITGFARVDGEPVGVVANQPLHLSGALDIDASEKASRFMSICDAYSIPIVYVVDTPGYLPGVQQEKLGIIHRGAKMGFAVVAASVPKVTFVVRKAYGGAYAVMGSKNLGGDLNFAWPTARIAVMGAEGAVDLLQRRQIEEAGPEEGPKLRKQLIDMYNEFIATPYTAAERGYIDAVIEPSQTRLVLRGALNQLRDKIRNESPRKHPIAPM; this comes from the coding sequence ATGGACCCGGGTAGCGAGCGGGCCAAGGCTCGCCGCGATGCCGCGGGCCTGACTCCTCCCCGCGAGCGGATCGCGGAACTTCTCGACGCGGGTAGTTTCGTGGAGATGGGCCAGCTCGCCAAAGCCCCCGGCAGTCCGGACAACCCGTTCGGCGACGGAGTGGTGACCGGCCGCGGGACGATCGACGGCCGCCCGGTGGCCGTGTACGCCCACGACAACACGGTGTTCGGCGGGTCCGTGGGGGAGGCCTTCGGCAAGAAGGTCTGCGCCATCATGGACTTCGCCATCAAGGTCGGGTGCCCCATCATCGGCATCAATGATTCGGGCGGCGCCCGCGTCCAGGACGCCGTGACCTCGCTGGCCTACTACTCGGAGATCTCACGCCGACAGTACCCGGCGTCAGGTTACGTCCCCCAGATCTCGATCATGCTGGGCAAGTGCGCTGGCGGCGCCGTCTACGCCCCCGTGACCACTGACTTCGTGGTGGCGGTCCAGGACCAGGCGTACATGTTCGTCACCGGTCCGGACGTGATCAAGCAGGTCACCGGCGAGGAGATCTCCATGGAGGATCTCGGGTCGGCCCTGCAGCAGGCGAAGAACGGCAACGTCAACCATGTGGCCGTCAACGAACATGAAGCGTTCATGTACGTGCGTAACCTGCTGAGCTTCCTGCCATCCTCCGCGTCCGAAAAGGCTCCCCGGATCAACCCGGGCCTCGAGCCGGAGCCTACAGAGTCTGACCTGCAGCTCGACTCGATCATCCCCGACTCGGACAACGCCGCGTACGACATGCACGACGTGTTGATCCGGATGTTCGATGACGGGGAGTTCGTCGAGACGTCGGGCCAGTTCGCGCCCAACATGATTACCGGCTTCGCCCGGGTCGACGGCGAGCCGGTGGGTGTGGTCGCAAACCAGCCGCTGCACCTGTCTGGAGCGCTGGACATCGACGCCTCGGAGAAGGCCTCACGGTTCATGTCGATCTGCGACGCCTACTCGATTCCGATCGTCTACGTGGTGGACACTCCCGGATACCTTCCCGGCGTGCAGCAGGAGAAGCTCGGCATCATTCACCGTGGCGCCAAGATGGGCTTCGCGGTCGTCGCAGCTTCCGTTCCCAAGGTGACCTTCGTCGTGCGCAAGGCCTACGGAGGGGCGTATGCCGTGATGGGGTCCAAGAATCTCGGTGGCGACCTGAACTTCGCTTGGCCCACCGCACGTATCGCCGTGATGGGTGCCGAGGGCGCCGTCGACCTGCTGCAGCGCCGCCAGATCGAGGAGGCGGGCCCCGAAGAGGGTCCCAAACTGCGCAAGCAGCTGATCGACATGTACAACGAGTTCATCGCGACCCCATATACCGCCGCCGAGCGTGGCTACATCGACGCGGTGATCGAGCCATCCCAGACCCGTCTGGTGCTCCGCGGCGCGCTGAATCAGCTGCGCGACAAGATCCGCAACGAGTCCCCGAGAAAGCACCCGATCGCCCCGATGTGA